In Capsicum annuum cultivar UCD-10X-F1 chromosome 11, UCD10Xv1.1, whole genome shotgun sequence, one genomic interval encodes:
- the LOC107848542 gene encoding uncharacterized protein LOC107848542 translates to MENFKRTFQDEFEGDDFYDELRRQILILTSEDEEECVQQSNKKVQVGALKLPLCMGSGIQFYWYGDNKEDNNKVPKWISDLWRKGNTNEVFNGTGVFIPHIVKSRRRNKSRRKNTERGKIYKPVATRNC, encoded by the exons ATGGAAAATTTTAAGAGGACTTTCCAAGACGAATTCGAAGGCGATGATTTTTACGATGAGTTAAGAAGACAAATATTAATATTGACatcagaagatgaagaagaatgtGTTCAACAATCGAATAAAAAAGTACAGGTAGGTGCATTAAAGCTGCCGCTATGCATGGGATCGGGAATTCAGTTTTATTGGTATGGAGATAATAAAGAGGATAATAATAAAGTTCCAAAATGGATATCAGATTTATGGAGAAAAGGGAATACAAATGAAGTGTTCAATGGTACTGGAGTTTTTATTCCACATATTGTTAaatcaagaagaagaaataaatcaa GAAGGAAGAATACTGAAAGAGGAAAAATATACAAGCCAGTGGCAACAAGAAACTGTTAA
- the LOC107846806 gene encoding transcription factor TGA2.3 — MQAYKAAVVPNVTLNNNNSSGNANTMYCHSTYYLRGDEANRNAARFADIGELEQSAGFTQEDAVDLSRSSVYGEMRPSNVGVVSCNNNKLHFGELNTSIGSTEIGSSETGVDTGRFMLQKAQTAMLGAGLVGGGGGSVALGNVQHFENWGDSGIADHSQQTDTSTDVDTDERNHQGQGIQHGALIAVESMDQSKIKLGDQKTLRRLAQNREAARKSRLRKKAYVQQLENSRLRLSQLEQELKRARQQGIFIANGYTGDQSLSAGGNGALAFDMDYARWLEEHQRLISDLRSAVNSHSGDNELRHLVDGVMSHYDEKFKLKSVAAKSDVFHMLSGMWKTPAERCFMWLGGFRSSELLKILGNHLEPLTEQQLMGICNLQQSSQQAEDALSQGMEALQQSLVDTLSSTSLGPTGTGNVADYMGQMAIAMGKLATLENFLYQADLLRQQTLQQLHRILTTRQAARALLVISDYMSRLRALSSLWLARPKDQL; from the exons atgcAAGCTTACAAAGCAGCAGTAGTACCAAATGTTacacttaataataataatagtagtggTAACGCTAATACTATGTATTGCCATTCAACTTATTATCTCAG AGGTGATGAAGCTAATAGAAATGCGGCGCGCTTTGCGGATATTGGAGAACTTGAGCAATCTGCAGGATTCACTCAAGAAGATGCTGTTGATTTAAGCAGAA GTTCTGTGTATGGTGAAATGAGGCCAAGCAATGTTGGTGTAGTTTCTTGCAACAATAATAAATTACATTTCGGCGAACTTAATACG AGTATTGGTTCAACAGAAATTGGTTCATCAGAGACAGGAGTGGATACAGGGAGGTTCATGTTGCAGAAGGCACAAACAGCAATGTTGGGGGCTGGTTTGgtaggtggtggtggtggtagtgtgGCATTGGGAAATGTGCAGCATTTTGAGAATTGGGGTGATTCTGGTATTGCGGACCATAGCCAGCAGACTGACACTTCCACAGATGTTGATACTGATGAAAGAAACCATCAG GGCCAAGGGATTCAGCATGGTGCATTAATAGCTGTGGAGTCCATGGATCAGTCCAAAATAAAGCTTGGAGACCAGAAG ACACTTCGCAGGCTGGCTCAGAATCGAGAAGCTGCTAGGAAAAGCCGATTGAGGAAAAAA GCATATGTTCAACAGCTGGAGAATAGTAGGCTCAGATTGTCGCAGTTAGAGCAAGAGCTAAAACGAGCTCGACAACAG GGCATATTTATTGCTAATGGATACACTGGAGATCAGAGCCTTTCTGCTGGTGGAAATG GGGCTTTGGCATTTGACATGGATTATGCACGTTGGCTAGAAGAACATCAACGGCTTATCAGTGATCTCCGATCAGCTGTAAATTCTCACAGCGGAGATAACGAACTGCGCCATCTTGTTGATGGAGTAATGTCACATTACGACGAGAAATTCAAGTTAAAGAGTGTAGCTGCAAAATCGGATGTTTTTCATATGCTGTCGGGCATGTGGAAGACTCCTGCTGAACGGTGTTTCATGTGGTTGGGCGGATTTCGTTCTTCTGAACTCCTCAAG ATTCTTGGCAACCACCTCGAACCATTGACAGAACAGCAGCTCATGGGCATATGCAACTTGCAACAGTCTTCTCAGCAAGCCGAGGACGCCTTATCACAAGGTATGGAAGCCCTGCAACAATCTCTCGTCGATACTCTTTCATCTACCTCTCTTGGCCCTACTGGCACCGGAAATGTAGCTGACTATATGGGTCAAATGGCGATTGCGATGGGCAAGCTTGCCACTCTTGAGAACTTTCTTTATCAG GCTGATCTTCTGAGACAACAAACTTTGCAACAATTGCATCGAATCTTGACTACTCGTCAAGCTGCTCGTGCCCTTCTCGTCATAAGTGATTACATGTCAAGGCTTCGAGCACTCAGCTCGTTGTGGTTAGCACGCCCCAAAGACCAACTCTAG